In a genomic window of Nocardiopsis mwathae:
- a CDS encoding oxygenase MpaB family protein, translating to MPPTVADPQSITWRIHLDRAMWVAGVRALMLQALHPVAMQGVWQRSDFRDDPTGRLLRTTHFVAVTTYGSPEEAEELGARIRRVHARLSFTDPRTGRRHRVDEHDLLVWVHCAEVVSYLEVVSRAGQRLTAAEADRYIAEQARAAAYVGLAPEEVPASLVGMRRYLADVRHRLRATPEAVRAVRFLLWPKVPERLRALAPLKPLWFPIGAMAYHSLPEWARRTYRVLPELPGGQAATTAGLAALRRTLHAVPDPAYHRLFDERTVRSARAARERLAAAGYDVRGGLIGVRRPDRPGAVALRP from the coding sequence ATGCCCCCGACGGTCGCCGATCCCCAGAGCATCACCTGGCGTATCCACCTCGACCGCGCCATGTGGGTGGCCGGGGTGCGCGCCCTGATGCTGCAGGCGCTGCACCCGGTGGCCATGCAGGGGGTGTGGCAGCGCTCCGACTTCCGCGACGACCCCACCGGGCGGCTGCTGCGCACCACCCACTTCGTCGCCGTCACCACCTACGGCAGCCCGGAGGAGGCCGAGGAGCTGGGTGCGCGGATCCGCCGGGTGCACGCCCGGCTGTCCTTCACCGACCCGCGCACCGGCCGCCGCCACCGGGTCGACGAGCACGACCTGCTGGTGTGGGTGCACTGCGCCGAGGTCGTCTCCTACCTGGAGGTCGTCAGCCGCGCCGGACAGCGCCTCACCGCGGCCGAGGCCGACCGGTACATCGCCGAGCAGGCGCGTGCCGCCGCCTACGTCGGGTTGGCCCCGGAGGAGGTCCCCGCCTCCCTGGTCGGCATGCGCCGCTACCTGGCCGACGTCCGCCACCGACTGCGGGCCACCCCGGAGGCCGTCCGGGCGGTGCGCTTCCTGCTGTGGCCGAAGGTTCCCGAGCGGCTGCGGGCGCTGGCGCCGCTCAAACCGCTGTGGTTTCCCATCGGCGCGATGGCCTACCACAGCCTGCCCGAATGGGCGCGCCGCACGTACCGCGTGCTACCCGAACTCCCCGGCGGCCAGGCCGCGACCACGGCCGGGCTGGCCGCGCTGCGCCGAACACTGCACGCGGTGCCCGACCCCGCCTACCACCGCCTCTTCGACGAGCGGACGGTGCGCAGCGCCCGCGCGGCGCGGGAACGCCTGGCAGCGGCCGGGTACGACGTGCGCGGCGGCCTCATCGGCGTCCGCAGGCCCGACCGCCCCGGGGCGGTGGCGCTCCGGCCGTGA
- a CDS encoding DUF427 domain-containing protein, with protein MIRAVWNGVVLAEAERTVSVEGNHYFPPESLRRENLTESAGCSAGGRSRCCCRRRRRAAPRARCGGRPPTGSPTRSRRCRAPSARSSR; from the coding sequence ATGATCCGCGCCGTGTGGAACGGTGTCGTACTGGCCGAGGCCGAGCGCACCGTCAGCGTCGAGGGCAACCACTACTTCCCGCCCGAGTCGCTGCGGCGGGAGAACCTCACCGAGTCCGCTGGCTGCTCAGCGGGCGGGAGGTCAAGGTGCTGCTGCCGGCGCCGACGCCGGGCCGCCCCACGCGCTCGCTGCGGTGGGCGGCCACCTACGGGGTCGCCTACGCGGTCGCGTCGCTGTCGTGCACCGTCGGCCCGTTCCTCGCGGTGA
- a CDS encoding universal stress protein, which translates to MASSILVGVDGSEESLIALDWAAEEAALRGSGLRLLYSAWVPALEPIFLPGSGPWDDHAQRVLQAAEERVRLTDPGVHVESSIGYHEPAAATLIHASHEASLIVVGLRGRGGFPGMKIGSVAYEVAAHATVPVVVVGPEPLAVTTVPKIVVGVDDSDHGRAALRAAFVEARLRSARVEAIHSVRVPPAIMSVAMLGGYDLESMRGERERLTHDALKPYRNEFPDVEVETRVEWDDATHALSRASAGAHLVVVGARGRHGFPFLALGSVAHGILHHAASPVMIVHIATTEDD; encoded by the coding sequence ATGGCGTCATCGATACTTGTCGGAGTCGACGGCTCGGAGGAGAGCCTCATCGCTCTGGACTGGGCCGCCGAAGAGGCCGCCCTGCGCGGCAGCGGACTGCGCCTCCTCTACTCGGCGTGGGTGCCGGCGCTCGAACCGATCTTCCTTCCCGGCTCGGGTCCGTGGGACGACCACGCCCAGCGGGTCCTCCAGGCGGCCGAGGAGCGCGTGCGGCTGACCGATCCGGGCGTGCACGTCGAATCGAGCATCGGCTACCACGAGCCGGCCGCGGCCACACTGATCCACGCATCCCACGAGGCCAGCCTCATCGTGGTCGGCCTGCGGGGACGCGGGGGCTTCCCGGGGATGAAGATCGGCTCGGTGGCCTACGAGGTGGCCGCGCACGCCACCGTTCCGGTGGTGGTCGTCGGTCCGGAGCCACTGGCCGTCACCACCGTGCCGAAGATCGTAGTCGGGGTCGACGATTCCGACCACGGTCGGGCCGCACTGCGCGCGGCCTTCGTCGAGGCGCGACTGCGCTCGGCGCGCGTCGAGGCGATCCACTCCGTACGGGTTCCGCCGGCCATCATGTCGGTGGCCATGCTCGGCGGCTACGACCTCGAATCCATGCGCGGCGAGCGGGAGCGCCTCACGCACGACGCGCTGAAGCCCTACCGCAACGAGTTCCCGGACGTGGAGGTGGAGACCAGGGTGGAGTGGGACGACGCCACCCACGCCCTCAGCCGGGCCTCGGCAGGGGCGCACCTCGTGGTCGTAGGGGCGCGCGGCCGACACGGCTTCCCGTTCCTCGCCCTGGGCTCCGTCGCCCACGGCATCCTGCACCACGCGGCGTCCCCGGTCATGATCGTGCACATCGCCACCACCGAGGACGACTAG
- a CDS encoding HPF/RaiA family ribosome-associated protein, with translation MDLTRIDLRNAEATTHVGVIRTGGVDDAALAHIRDRFEGVSLYSAVPLYRVSVTVGCRKVPVFGRVVRVEVHTDRGADTVSAEAEGDSVFTAVDKARDRLCMELAGHDVAEAVLRPAGTWARMKAMLRAGVRQAAS, from the coding sequence ATGGACCTCACCAGGATCGACCTCAGGAACGCCGAGGCGACCACACACGTGGGCGTGATCCGGACCGGCGGCGTCGATGACGCCGCCCTCGCCCACATTCGCGACAGGTTCGAGGGCGTGTCGCTCTACTCCGCCGTTCCCCTGTACCGGGTGTCGGTGACCGTCGGCTGCAGGAAGGTGCCCGTGTTCGGCCGCGTCGTGCGTGTCGAGGTGCACACCGACCGCGGCGCCGACACCGTGAGCGCCGAGGCGGAGGGGGATTCGGTCTTCACGGCCGTGGACAAGGCGCGTGACCGCCTCTGCATGGAACTGGCCGGGCACGACGTGGCCGAAGCGGTTCTGCGGCCGGCCGGTACGTGGGCGAGGATGAAGGCGATGCTGCGCGCCGGGGTGCGGCAGGCCGCGTCGTAG
- a CDS encoding serine/threonine-protein kinase: MTTPLKKGDPAAIGPYELTARIGKGGQGTVYLGRAPDGGEVAIKVLTSEWTGDARQRSRFARELESARKVAPFCTAAVLDADLDAADPYIVSEYVKGPNLREAVLAEGPRRGSALDRLAIATATALVAIHQAGVVHRDFKPANVLLSAEGPRVIDFGIARNTDSTVTQTNSVTGTPAYMAPEQIRGEEIGPPADMFAWAGVIAFAASGNGPFAADSVHTVIHRILSEPPDLAAVPGNLRPLLEACLAKEPEQRPTAARVLGLLVGHDFEAAAPTPGPAAGTGERTEPVDPVTDVLRRGATAAIDAQTRVETVEVHSAAERPEHTAARQDETEREPAQQERTTPVDGPETVEQTATGPDDTPTRTGQDAKPRSHRHIPRPLRGGRRVARDGPAVLPGPPAVVPEGTAPQGPGPRHGKPRRLGRRVVVVLSLMWLLVLGGAAGWALTKDGGIPFFQTPIDPSDSSDPGVQGGGSGGDGSEDGGNGGGDRGGGGSEPQGGSDGHVDQPVNGGGGGGDGGSGYGGGDSGSDSGTGGQQIEERGGSENGGEGGPETRGGGNGGGGNGGHGGGNGGGENGGGNGGGNGGNGGNGGGNGDNGNGGNGGNSGNGENNGNGGNGGTNGPDSRNPGGGSRPGDDDGDRSDPGLRPLQEDGDDG; encoded by the coding sequence ATGACGACGCCGTTGAAGAAAGGGGACCCGGCCGCCATCGGGCCCTACGAACTGACCGCGCGCATCGGCAAGGGTGGCCAGGGGACCGTGTACCTCGGTCGGGCGCCCGACGGCGGCGAGGTCGCGATCAAAGTGCTGACCAGCGAGTGGACGGGCGACGCGCGCCAGCGCTCCCGCTTCGCCCGCGAGCTGGAGTCCGCCCGGAAGGTCGCACCGTTCTGCACCGCCGCGGTGCTCGATGCCGACCTGGACGCCGCCGACCCCTACATCGTCAGCGAGTACGTGAAGGGGCCGAACCTGCGGGAGGCCGTCCTGGCCGAGGGTCCGCGCCGCGGCTCGGCCCTGGACCGGTTGGCGATCGCCACGGCCACCGCACTGGTCGCGATCCACCAGGCAGGCGTGGTGCACCGCGACTTCAAGCCCGCCAACGTGCTGCTGAGTGCCGAGGGGCCGCGCGTCATCGATTTCGGAATCGCCCGCAACACCGACAGCACCGTGACCCAGACCAACTCGGTGACCGGAACCCCCGCCTACATGGCGCCCGAGCAGATCCGCGGCGAGGAGATCGGCCCGCCCGCCGACATGTTCGCGTGGGCCGGCGTCATCGCGTTCGCCGCATCCGGAAACGGGCCGTTCGCCGCCGACAGCGTCCACACGGTCATCCACCGCATCCTGAGCGAGCCGCCGGACCTGGCGGCGGTCCCCGGCAATCTGCGCCCGCTGCTGGAGGCGTGCCTGGCCAAGGAGCCCGAGCAGCGCCCCACCGCCGCCAGGGTGCTGGGCCTTCTGGTGGGACATGACTTCGAGGCCGCCGCGCCCACCCCCGGGCCGGCCGCAGGCACCGGTGAGCGGACCGAACCGGTCGACCCGGTCACCGACGTCCTGCGCCGGGGCGCCACCGCGGCGATCGACGCGCAGACCCGCGTCGAGACGGTCGAGGTCCACTCCGCGGCCGAACGGCCCGAGCACACCGCCGCCCGGCAGGACGAGACCGAACGGGAACCGGCACAGCAGGAGCGCACTACCCCCGTCGACGGGCCGGAGACGGTCGAGCAGACGGCGACCGGCCCCGACGACACGCCGACCCGGACCGGCCAGGACGCCAAGCCGCGCAGCCACCGCCACATCCCCCGGCCGCTGCGGGGCGGACGCCGCGTCGCGCGCGACGGCCCTGCCGTGCTCCCCGGTCCCCCTGCGGTCGTCCCGGAGGGCACCGCGCCGCAGGGGCCCGGACCCCGCCACGGCAAGCCCCGGCGCCTCGGTCGGCGCGTGGTGGTCGTCCTGTCCCTGATGTGGCTCCTGGTCCTGGGCGGCGCGGCCGGCTGGGCGCTCACGAAGGACGGCGGCATCCCGTTCTTCCAGACGCCCATCGACCCGTCGGACTCGTCCGATCCCGGCGTTCAGGGTGGCGGCTCCGGTGGCGACGGTTCCGAGGACGGTGGAAACGGCGGCGGTGACAGGGGCGGGGGTGGCTCCGAGCCGCAGGGAGGTAGTGACGGCCACGTCGACCAGCCCGTGAACGGCGGTGGAGGCGGGGGCGATGGGGGCTCCGGCTACGGCGGTGGCGACAGCGGAAGCGACAGTGGCACCGGCGGCCAGCAGATCGAGGAGCGGGGTGGCTCCGAGAACGGCGGCGAAGGTGGGCCGGAAACCAGGGGCGGCGGTAACGGCGGGGGAGGCAACGGAGGCCATGGTGGCGGAAACGGAGGCGGAGAGAACGGGGGAGGCAACGGAGGCGGCAATGGTGGCAACGGGGGTAATGGGGGAGGCAACGGTGATAACGGCAACGGCGGAAACGGAGGAAACAGCGGGAACGGAGAAAACAACGGCAACGGCGGAAACGGAGGCACGAACGGCCCTGACAGTCGCAACCCCGGCGGTGGCTCACGCCCGGGGGACGACGATGGGGACCGGTCGGATCCCGGACTCCGCCCGCTGCAGGAGGATGGCGACGACGGGTGA
- a CDS encoding DUF3099 domain-containing protein: MKRRVRRYSWLMGACLTLFAGSLPVYNAFGVVPAVAMCLVAMALPPVAVIIANTPDPTDPEDRDTPFGPYAD; the protein is encoded by the coding sequence ATGAAACGGCGTGTGCGCCGCTACTCGTGGCTCATGGGGGCCTGCCTGACGCTGTTCGCCGGGTCGCTGCCCGTCTACAACGCTTTCGGCGTGGTTCCGGCCGTCGCCATGTGCCTGGTCGCCATGGCGCTGCCGCCTGTCGCGGTGATCATCGCCAACACCCCCGACCCCACCGACCCCGAGGACCGGGACACCCCCTTCGGCCCCTACGCGGACTGA
- the mihF gene encoding integration host factor, actinobacterial type, which translates to MPLLSMTPVQRMAAQENAATARRSRTALLDSVRSGRSRLSNVFARAERDPVVARTKVSLVLHAVPGIGTARVVALMAEVGIGADRRIGELGDRQRRELVARVG; encoded by the coding sequence ATGCCCCTGCTGTCGATGACCCCTGTTCAGCGAATGGCCGCTCAGGAGAACGCCGCGACGGCCCGGCGGTCCCGAACGGCGCTGCTGGACTCCGTTCGCAGCGGCAGAAGCAGACTCTCGAATGTCTTCGCCCGGGCCGAGAGGGACCCGGTGGTCGCCCGCACCAAGGTCTCGCTGGTCCTGCACGCCGTACCCGGCATCGGCACGGCACGCGTCGTCGCCCTGATGGCGGAGGTCGGCATCGGCGCCGACCGCCGCATCGGCGAGCTCGGCGACCGCCAGCGCCGTGAGCTGGTCGCGAGAGTCGGCTAG
- a CDS encoding Crp/Fnr family transcriptional regulator has protein sequence MDRGHGSAMDRALRLLGGQSDQRLQQAAWVARCVGRGASAPLTSEDVSALAATLTRRTVPRGAVAYGGREDRPGVWIVRSGRLELTSGAGPGRVVVQILRGGDVDGDIQLLLDMPLPYTARALDDVEMLHLRREDFERLLATRPPIARRWLSSVAERLNTSHMRILGLLGRSLTQQTAQLLLDEAGEGDVALPQRTLAAMLGVRRPSLNKVLKELEKDGLIQVRYSAIDILDRTALARRAE, from the coding sequence ATGGACCGGGGACACGGCTCGGCGATGGACCGTGCACTGCGGCTGCTGGGCGGACAGAGCGACCAGCGGTTACAGCAGGCCGCATGGGTGGCCCGCTGCGTGGGCCGCGGGGCGTCGGCGCCGCTCACCTCCGAGGACGTCTCCGCGCTCGCCGCGACCCTGACCCGCCGCACCGTGCCGCGCGGCGCGGTGGCCTACGGCGGGCGCGAGGACCGGCCCGGCGTGTGGATCGTCCGGTCGGGCCGCCTGGAGCTGACCTCGGGGGCGGGGCCCGGCCGCGTGGTCGTGCAGATCCTGCGCGGCGGCGACGTCGACGGCGACATCCAGCTGCTGCTGGACATGCCGCTGCCCTATACCGCGCGCGCTCTGGACGATGTCGAGATGCTGCACCTGCGCCGGGAGGACTTCGAGCGGCTGCTGGCCACGCGCCCGCCGATCGCGCGGCGCTGGCTGTCCAGCGTGGCGGAGCGGCTCAACACCAGCCACATGCGCATTCTCGGGCTGCTCGGCCGGAGCCTGACGCAGCAGACGGCGCAGCTGCTGCTCGACGAGGCGGGCGAGGGGGACGTGGCCCTGCCGCAGCGGACGCTCGCCGCGATGCTCGGCGTGCGGCGCCCGTCGCTCAACAAGGTCCTCAAGGAGCTGGAGAAGGACGGCCTGATCCAGGTGCGCTACTCGGCCATCGACATCCTCGACCGCACGGCACTGGCCCGGCGGGCGGAGTAG
- a CDS encoding NCS2 family permease has translation MTQLDTAGPQPQPQAPAEARPARSWLDRFFFITERGSGIGQEVRGGLTTFMAMAYIIVLNPIILGGVTDVNGDTLSTAQLTTMTCLSAGIVTILMGVIGRAPIACAAALGVMAVVAYQAAPQMTWAETMGLVVWQGIAIILMVVTGVRTAVMNALPHHLKLAIGVGIGMFVALIGFTNATFVSAGDGKLLQLGETGHLAGWPVVVFLIGLGTSAVLLARRVPGAIFYGIVTATVVAVIVHYAFRVPAEDWGLQAPELPGSVFSAPDFGLLFQVDMFGAWTTAGVASAGVILFTLVLAGFFDALGTILAIGKKADLTGEDGHMPRVNQILATDGAGAISGGLTSSSATLVFVESTAGVSEGARTGLASVVTGGLFLLALFFAPVFSMVPAQAASVAMVLVGAMMMMHVGQIAWDDITVAVPAFLTIAVMPFTYDIAHGIGAGIISYTIITSASGRSRDVGWLMWVLSVVFGIHFGLAGIEKLLGL, from the coding sequence ATGACCCAACTCGACACAGCGGGCCCGCAACCGCAACCTCAAGCCCCCGCGGAGGCCCGGCCGGCTCGATCCTGGCTCGACCGGTTCTTCTTCATCACCGAACGCGGCTCCGGCATCGGCCAGGAGGTCCGCGGCGGCCTCACCACGTTCATGGCGATGGCCTACATCATCGTCCTCAATCCGATCATCCTCGGCGGCGTCACCGACGTGAACGGGGACACCCTGTCCACCGCGCAGCTGACCACGATGACCTGCCTGTCCGCCGGAATCGTCACCATCCTCATGGGGGTGATCGGGCGCGCCCCGATCGCCTGCGCCGCCGCGCTGGGCGTCATGGCGGTGGTCGCCTACCAAGCCGCCCCGCAGATGACCTGGGCCGAAACCATGGGTCTGGTGGTCTGGCAGGGCATCGCCATCATCCTGATGGTGGTCACCGGAGTCCGCACGGCCGTGATGAACGCGCTCCCGCACCACCTCAAGCTGGCCATCGGCGTCGGCATCGGCATGTTCGTCGCGCTCATCGGCTTCACCAACGCCACCTTCGTGAGCGCCGGCGACGGCAAACTGCTGCAGCTCGGCGAGACCGGGCACCTGGCCGGCTGGCCGGTGGTGGTGTTCCTCATCGGCCTGGGAACCTCGGCGGTCCTGCTCGCCCGCCGCGTCCCCGGCGCGATCTTCTACGGCATCGTCACCGCGACGGTCGTCGCCGTCATCGTGCACTACGCCTTCCGGGTCCCGGCCGAGGACTGGGGGCTGCAGGCACCCGAACTTCCCGGCTCGGTCTTCTCCGCCCCCGACTTCGGCCTGCTGTTCCAGGTCGACATGTTCGGCGCCTGGACCACGGCCGGCGTGGCCAGCGCCGGGGTCATCCTGTTCACCCTCGTACTGGCCGGGTTCTTCGATGCCCTGGGCACCATCCTGGCCATCGGAAAGAAGGCCGACCTCACCGGCGAGGACGGCCACATGCCGCGGGTCAACCAGATCCTGGCCACCGACGGCGCCGGCGCGATCAGCGGCGGCCTGACCAGCTCCTCGGCCACCCTGGTGTTCGTCGAGTCCACCGCCGGCGTCAGTGAGGGCGCCCGCACCGGTCTGGCCAGCGTCGTCACCGGCGGGCTGTTCCTGCTGGCGCTGTTCTTCGCCCCGGTGTTCAGCATGGTCCCGGCACAGGCGGCCTCGGTCGCCATGGTCCTGGTCGGCGCCATGATGATGATGCACGTCGGGCAGATCGCCTGGGACGACATCACCGTCGCCGTTCCGGCGTTCCTGACGATCGCGGTCATGCCGTTCACCTACGACATCGCGCACGGCATCGGCGCCGGCATCATCTCCTACACCATCATCACGTCCGCCAGCGGGCGGTCCCGCGACGTGGGCTGGCTGATGTGGGTGCTCAGCGTCGTCTTCGGGATCCACTTCGGACTCGCGGGCATCGAGAAACTGCTGGGGCTGTAG
- a CDS encoding VOC family protein, with the protein MITTDFIPGSPCWIEMFTPDIRATTAFYRSVLGWGSEPAESAGADTYELFHLDGRTLGGVTASTDRGSGSAWTIYFTSPDVHATARAVEHGGGTVSMAPMDVLDLGRAAEFTDPQGGRFGAWTAASFTGFEAADRPGTLCWTELWTDDVTAAKKFYAGVFGWGFQDMVMPGDEEFTYTLLTPPGAGEDRMHGGLCQAEVPGPEGSAANWHPVFAVTDCDDTTARVAAEGGQVLMGPEDAEGVGRLSVGKDLFGADFVLLTPAPE; encoded by the coding sequence GTGATCACCACCGACTTCATTCCCGGTTCGCCCTGCTGGATCGAGATGTTCACGCCCGATATCCGGGCCACCACCGCCTTCTACCGGAGCGTGCTCGGCTGGGGGTCCGAGCCCGCCGAGTCCGCCGGGGCCGACACCTACGAGCTGTTCCACCTCGACGGCCGCACCCTCGGCGGCGTCACCGCCTCCACCGACCGGGGGTCGGGTTCCGCCTGGACGATCTACTTCACCAGCCCCGATGTCCATGCCACCGCCCGCGCGGTGGAGCACGGCGGCGGCACGGTGAGCATGGCGCCGATGGACGTCTTGGATCTCGGTCGCGCGGCGGAGTTCACCGACCCGCAGGGCGGGCGGTTCGGCGCGTGGACCGCCGCCTCCTTCACCGGGTTCGAGGCGGCGGACCGACCGGGGACCCTGTGCTGGACCGAGCTGTGGACGGACGATGTCACGGCGGCCAAGAAGTTCTACGCGGGCGTGTTCGGCTGGGGGTTCCAGGACATGGTCATGCCCGGCGACGAGGAGTTCACCTATACGCTGCTCACCCCACCGGGGGCAGGTGAGGACCGCATGCACGGCGGCCTGTGCCAGGCCGAGGTTCCCGGGCCCGAGGGGTCCGCGGCCAACTGGCACCCGGTGTTCGCCGTCACCGACTGCGACGACACCACCGCCAGGGTGGCGGCCGAGGGCGGGCAGGTACTGATGGGCCCGGAGGACGCCGAGGGGGTCGGTCGGCTCTCGGTGGGCAAGGACCTCTTCGGGGCGGATTTCGTGCTACTGACACCCGCCCCGGAGTGA
- a CDS encoding CBS domain-containing protein: protein MTATVRDVMTTDVVTIGPDTAFKDIANCIITKNVAALPVVDRGRVVGVVSESDLVHKAEFQPEGDEGHLDSGYREPMRAWLRHALGGVGGASARDKALAEKADRLMSRNVVTAHPDASVVQAARVMDRYDVKQLPVVDEHGHLVGIVSRRDLLRVFVRKDADIARDVGTALGRAPRWLEPGSISFTVQDGMVTLEGRLEQHSHVPVLLQLVQSVDGIVGVHDRLTWNVDDLVRPRTPYLP from the coding sequence ATGACCGCCACCGTTCGCGACGTCATGACCACCGACGTGGTGACCATCGGCCCGGACACCGCGTTCAAGGACATCGCCAACTGCATCATCACCAAGAACGTCGCCGCGCTGCCGGTCGTCGACAGGGGCCGGGTGGTCGGCGTCGTCTCCGAATCCGACCTGGTACACAAGGCCGAGTTCCAGCCCGAGGGAGACGAGGGACATCTGGACTCCGGTTACCGGGAGCCCATGCGCGCCTGGCTGCGCCACGCGCTCGGCGGAGTCGGAGGCGCCTCCGCCAGGGACAAGGCCCTGGCGGAGAAGGCCGACCGGCTGATGAGCCGCAACGTGGTGACGGCGCATCCCGACGCCTCCGTCGTCCAGGCGGCCCGGGTGATGGACCGGTACGACGTCAAGCAGCTTCCGGTCGTGGACGAGCACGGCCACCTGGTCGGGATCGTCAGCAGACGCGACCTGCTGCGGGTCTTCGTGCGCAAGGACGCCGACATCGCGCGCGACGTCGGCACCGCACTCGGGCGGGCACCGCGCTGGCTGGAACCGGGGAGCATCAGCTTCACCGTCCAGGACGGCATGGTCACCCTGGAGGGGCGTCTGGAGCAGCACAGCCACGTCCCGGTTCTGCTCCAGTTGGTGCAGAGCGTCGACGGGATCGTCGGCGTGCACGACCGGCTCACCTGGAACGTCGACGACCTGGTCCGGCCGCGGACGCCCTACCTGCCCTGA
- a CDS encoding catalase translates to MAAYGLPEQGNPTTTTGAGAPAPSDEQSLSVGRDGPLLMHDAYLIEKMAQFNRERVPERVVHAKGTGAYGVFHVTDDVSEYTCADLFQPGRETPMLARFSSVAGELGSPDTWRDPRGFALKFYTHEGNYDLVGNNTPVFFMRDPQKFQDFIRSQKRDPRTGLRDHTMQWDYWSLSPESAHQVTWLMGDRGIPRSYRHMNGYGSHTYMWVNAEGRRVWIKYHIHTDQGIDFLTQDEADRLAGKDADFHRRDLYAAIDRGDHPSWTLKVQVMPVEDAAGYRFNPFDLTKVWPHGDYPLIEVGRMTLNEVPEDFFIHVEQAAFEPSNLVRGVGPSPDKMLLSRLFSYPDTHRYRIGVNYNELPPNQPRVPVRSYAKDGRMRFTKPDTGAVYHPNSFGGPDAAVQEGTEHAWWTVETGDLVRAPYTQHREDDDFVQPRALIRDVMDDAARDRLVSNVAGHMSKVTHDGVLSRSLEYWRRIDREIGDRITEAVGGK, encoded by the coding sequence ATGGCCGCCTACGGTCTGCCCGAACAAGGAAACCCCACGACCACCACCGGCGCGGGCGCCCCCGCACCCAGTGACGAGCAGTCGCTGAGTGTCGGGCGCGACGGGCCGCTGCTCATGCACGACGCCTACCTCATCGAGAAGATGGCGCAGTTCAACCGGGAGCGCGTCCCCGAACGCGTCGTGCACGCCAAGGGCACCGGGGCCTACGGTGTCTTCCACGTGACCGACGACGTCTCGGAGTACACCTGCGCCGACCTGTTCCAGCCGGGGCGCGAGACGCCCATGCTCGCACGCTTCTCCAGCGTCGCCGGAGAGCTGGGCAGCCCCGACACGTGGCGCGACCCGCGCGGTTTCGCCCTGAAGTTCTACACCCATGAGGGCAACTACGACCTCGTGGGCAATAACACGCCCGTCTTCTTCATGCGCGACCCGCAGAAGTTCCAGGACTTCATCCGGTCGCAGAAGCGCGACCCGCGCACCGGGCTGCGGGACCACACCATGCAGTGGGACTACTGGTCGCTGTCGCCGGAGTCCGCGCACCAGGTCACCTGGCTGATGGGCGACCGCGGGATCCCGCGGTCCTACCGCCACATGAACGGCTACGGCTCGCACACCTACATGTGGGTCAACGCCGAGGGGCGCCGGGTGTGGATCAAGTACCACATCCACACCGACCAGGGGATCGACTTCCTCACCCAGGACGAGGCCGACCGCCTGGCCGGGAAGGACGCCGACTTCCACCGACGCGACCTGTACGCCGCCATCGACCGCGGCGACCACCCGTCGTGGACGCTGAAGGTCCAGGTCATGCCGGTCGAGGACGCGGCCGGCTACCGGTTCAACCCCTTCGACCTCACCAAGGTGTGGCCGCACGGGGACTACCCGCTGATCGAGGTCGGCCGGATGACGCTGAACGAGGTGCCCGAGGACTTCTTCATCCACGTCGAGCAGGCGGCGTTCGAGCCCTCCAACCTCGTGCGCGGGGTGGGGCCGTCACCGGACAAGATGCTGTTGTCGCGCCTGTTCTCCTACCCCGACACCCACCGCTACCGGATCGGCGTCAACTACAACGAGCTGCCGCCGAACCAGCCCAGGGTGCCGGTGCGCTCGTATGCCAAGGACGGCCGGATGCGCTTCACCAAGCCGGACACCGGGGCGGTCTACCACCCCAACTCCTTCGGCGGGCCGGATGCCGCCGTGCAGGAGGGCACCGAGCACGCCTGGTGGACGGTGGAGACGGGAGACCTGGTCCGCGCGCCCTACACGCAGCACCGCGAGGACGACGACTTCGTCCAGCCCCGGGCGCTGATCCGCGACGTCATGGACGACGCGGCCCGCGACCGCCTGGTGTCCAACGTGGCCGGACACATGTCCAAGGTCACCCACGACGGGGTGCTAAGCCGGTCGCTGGAGTACTGGCGCCGGATCGACCGGGAGATCGGCGACCGCATCACCGAGGCGGTGGGCGGAAAGTAG